One Halobaculum roseum DNA segment encodes these proteins:
- a CDS encoding ABC transporter permease encodes MSLRRRVLRRTAFAVLTVYLVCSVSFLLVAVPGDPNTGSVRQAAAMEATGNESQRAAQIESQVEAYRAANNLDEPLHRRYIRWLVDISTLSWGEARSAPGSVTDAIARAAPYTLVYLVPGFLVGAALGVASGVGSALAGRRPVGRLTSTATYLLSGVPNFYLAAVLLVLVGSAFGWDATGWEPGPWPAKYWLRMALPAAVTATGTLAAAHRHARANALARRTEDYVAHVTATGAGPVDTARHLLRPAAVPLLTLLYGDLLAALVVTVYVVEYAFGIPGFGALSYGAIRARDVPLVLGTTFVIVLVGVAGSWAQDVLHAVLDPRVREDD; translated from the coding sequence GTGTCCCTCCGTCGCCGGGTCCTCCGTCGGACCGCCTTCGCCGTGCTCACGGTCTATCTCGTCTGTTCGGTCTCGTTCCTGCTGGTGGCGGTCCCCGGCGACCCCAACACCGGGTCGGTCCGCCAGGCGGCCGCGATGGAGGCGACCGGGAACGAGTCCCAGCGCGCCGCCCAGATCGAATCGCAGGTGGAAGCGTACCGCGCCGCGAACAACCTCGATGAGCCGCTCCACCGGCGGTACATCCGCTGGCTCGTCGACATCTCGACGCTGAGCTGGGGCGAGGCGCGCAGCGCCCCCGGGAGCGTCACCGACGCCATCGCGCGGGCCGCGCCGTACACGCTCGTGTACCTCGTCCCGGGCTTCCTCGTGGGGGCCGCCCTCGGCGTCGCGAGCGGGGTGGGGTCCGCGCTCGCGGGCCGGCGACCGGTCGGCCGGCTCACGTCGACGGCCACCTACCTGCTGTCGGGCGTCCCGAACTTCTATCTCGCGGCGGTGCTGCTCGTCCTCGTCGGCTCGGCGTTCGGCTGGGACGCCACCGGCTGGGAACCGGGACCGTGGCCGGCGAAGTACTGGCTCCGCATGGCGCTGCCGGCCGCCGTGACGGCGACCGGGACGCTCGCGGCCGCCCACCGCCACGCGCGGGCGAACGCGCTCGCCCGCCGGACGGAGGACTACGTCGCGCACGTCACCGCCACGGGTGCGGGCCCGGTCGACACAGCCAGGCACCTGCTCCGCCCCGCCGCGGTGCCGCTGCTCACGCTGCTGTACGGCGACCTCCTCGCCGCGCTCGTCGTCACCGTCTACGTCGTCGAGTACGCGTTCGGCATCCCCGGGTTCGGCGCGCTGAGCTACGGCGCCATCCGGGCGCGGGACGTCCCGCTGGTGCTCGGCACCACGTTCGTCATCGTGCTCGTCGGCGTCGCCGGGTCGTGGGCCCAGGACGTGCTCCACGCGGTGCTCGACCCGCGTGTCCGCGAGGACGACTAG
- a CDS encoding ABC transporter permease, with amino-acid sequence MRDTEGVRRRDTALALLAGAVLAAAAAVDLVGGGLPGEQSPTDWLFLLASVGVVRLVVLPFARDPARRERYRAAFAERTGAGVAAAYLAVFAAVGVLGPVVVSEPLGDASRAYLPPVGFTVDAFVAADCLGPVVGNRCHGTLAHPLGTDPFGRDVLVLLVRGARVSLEVAVVAAALIVPLGTAVGVAAGTARGWVDDVLMRYVDVQETVPAFVVYVLLAYVYGRHLWLLVLAFGLLGWGSIARLVRSETIRVTESSFVEAGRVAGAGRLGLLRRYVLPNVADSVVVAAFARAPSLILVEAALAYMKLTDLDLLSWGAIAARGLDQFFPLTWWISAAPAVALVLTTVAASVAGDAARDALDRGSSTLRGPD; translated from the coding sequence ATGCGTGACACTGAGGGCGTCCGCCGTCGCGACACCGCGCTCGCGCTTCTCGCCGGCGCCGTCCTCGCGGCCGCGGCGGCGGTCGACCTCGTCGGCGGCGGCCTCCCGGGCGAGCAGTCGCCGACCGACTGGCTGTTCCTGCTCGCGTCGGTGGGCGTCGTCCGACTCGTCGTCCTGCCGTTCGCGCGCGACCCGGCCCGACGGGAGCGGTACCGCGCGGCGTTCGCCGAGCGAACCGGCGCCGGGGTCGCCGCCGCGTACCTCGCGGTGTTCGCCGCCGTTGGCGTCCTCGGTCCGGTCGTCGTCTCGGAGCCGCTCGGCGACGCGTCGCGCGCCTACCTCCCCCCGGTCGGGTTCACCGTCGACGCGTTCGTCGCCGCGGACTGTCTCGGGCCGGTCGTGGGGAACCGATGCCACGGGACGCTCGCACACCCCCTTGGCACCGACCCGTTCGGCCGCGACGTGCTCGTGTTGCTGGTCCGCGGTGCGCGGGTCAGCCTGGAGGTCGCCGTCGTCGCGGCCGCGCTCATCGTCCCGCTCGGAACCGCCGTCGGCGTCGCCGCCGGCACCGCCCGCGGGTGGGTCGACGACGTGCTGATGCGGTACGTCGACGTGCAGGAGACCGTCCCGGCGTTCGTCGTCTACGTCCTGCTCGCGTACGTATACGGCCGGCACCTGTGGCTGCTCGTGCTCGCGTTCGGGCTGCTGGGCTGGGGGAGCATCGCGCGGCTCGTGCGCAGCGAGACCATCCGCGTCACGGAGTCGTCGTTCGTCGAGGCGGGCCGGGTCGCCGGGGCCGGCCGCCTGGGACTACTGCGGCGGTACGTGCTCCCGAACGTCGCCGACTCGGTCGTCGTCGCCGCGTTCGCCCGCGCGCCGTCGCTCATCCTCGTCGAGGCGGCGCTGGCGTACATGAAGCTCACCGACCTCGACCTGCTCTCCTGGGGGGCGATCGCCGCCCGCGGGCTCGACCAGTTCTTCCCGTTGACGTGGTGGATCTCCGCGGCACCGGCGGTCGCGCTCGTCCTCACGACCGTGGCAGCGAGCGTCGCGGGCGACGCCGCGCGGGACGCGCTCGACCGTGGCTCCTCGACGCTCCGCGGGCCCGACTGA
- a CDS encoding NADH:flavin oxidoreductase, whose product MLPERQHSSVPALTEPLDVGGVTLPNRLYRAPLLEHAGNGPDAVEALIDDLEPAAEAGAGLVCQGATIVREEGGCAAPGMTRVHDPDFVADLERLTDAIHDHGGRIAIQLEHGGLRSMETWHHGFRERNPDLEQLAVSRPPRPLRLLDRLGFLHYDARVLTTDECHELAADFGRSAAAAVDAGYDLIHLAGANMGIIHQFASPFYNRRDDEFGDPARFFETVIAEIRDRAGDVPVMTKVPAETGAPPGIAPTLSADDCVRLCDRLADAGYDALVPVNGSVFWDMSVIRGAFPGRSWRDERFREGYVDAFGSRPRAALVAAANWAESLVYSREPAWNADLCRRVRERVDVPVLCEGGIRRRETIDRLLGDACDAVGMARPFYAEPGLPARLLREDAAADGVAVACEDCNNCVVPQATGEPGVCRTPAVLRRVGERRRDGEYEPAGGADGGEIDRGTIDSESVDGGSVGDGTDADA is encoded by the coding sequence ATGCTCCCGGAGCGCCAGCATTCGTCCGTGCCGGCGCTCACCGAACCGCTCGATGTCGGGGGCGTTACGCTCCCGAACCGGCTCTACCGCGCGCCGCTGCTCGAACACGCGGGCAACGGGCCGGACGCGGTCGAGGCGCTGATCGACGACCTGGAACCGGCCGCAGAGGCAGGGGCCGGGCTCGTCTGCCAGGGCGCCACCATCGTCCGCGAGGAAGGCGGCTGTGCCGCGCCGGGGATGACCCGCGTCCACGACCCGGACTTCGTCGCCGACCTCGAACGCCTCACCGACGCGATCCACGATCACGGCGGCCGGATCGCGATCCAGCTCGAACACGGCGGCCTGCGCTCGATGGAGACGTGGCACCACGGCTTCCGCGAGCGCAACCCGGACCTCGAACAGCTCGCCGTCTCCCGCCCGCCACGCCCCCTCCGCCTGCTCGACCGCCTCGGCTTCCTCCACTACGACGCGCGCGTCCTCACGACCGACGAATGTCACGAACTGGCCGCGGACTTCGGTCGCTCGGCCGCGGCCGCCGTCGACGCCGGCTACGACCTGATCCACCTCGCGGGCGCGAACATGGGCATCATCCACCAGTTCGCCTCGCCCTTTTACAACCGTCGCGACGACGAGTTCGGCGATCCCGCGCGCTTCTTCGAGACGGTGATCGCGGAGATCCGCGACCGCGCCGGCGACGTGCCCGTCATGACGAAGGTGCCCGCCGAGACCGGAGCGCCGCCGGGGATCGCCCCGACGCTGTCGGCCGACGACTGCGTCCGCCTGTGCGATCGGCTCGCCGACGCCGGCTACGACGCGCTCGTGCCCGTCAACGGCTCGGTGTTCTGGGACATGAGCGTGATCCGGGGCGCGTTCCCCGGTCGCTCGTGGCGCGACGAGCGCTTCCGCGAGGGGTACGTCGACGCGTTCGGGTCGCGCCCGCGTGCGGCGCTCGTCGCCGCCGCCAACTGGGCCGAGTCGCTGGTCTATTCGCGGGAACCGGCGTGGAACGCCGATCTCTGCCGCCGGGTCCGCGAGCGCGTCGACGTGCCGGTCCTCTGTGAGGGCGGGATCAGACGCCGGGAGACGATCGACCGACTGCTCGGCGATGCCTGCGACGCGGTCGGCATGGCCCGCCCGTTCTACGCGGAGCCCGGGTTGCCGGCGCGGCTGCTCCGCGAGGACGCGGCGGCGGACGGCGTCGCGGTCGCCTGCGAGGACTGCAACAACTGCGTCGTCCCGCAGGCGACCGGCGAGCCGGGGGTGTGCCGGACGCCGGCCGTGCTGCGGCGGGTCGGCGAGCGCCGGCGCGACGGCGAGTACGAGCCTGCCGGCGGTGCCGACGGCGGGGAGATCGACCGCGGGACCATCGACAGCGAGAGCGTCGACGGCGGGAGTGTCGGCGACGGGACCGACGCGGACGCCTGA
- a CDS encoding macro domain-containing protein produces MDFEVIQGDIADQSADALVNAAGTSLRMGSGVAGALRRTGGEELNRAAMAKGPVDLGAVAVTDAFALDADYVIHAAAMPHYGDGKATAESVRDATRNALAAADERGCESLVIPALGCGVAGFDLREGVRLIAEEIRAFDPDSLRDVRFIAYSDEEVETVREAVGADG; encoded by the coding sequence ATGGACTTCGAGGTGATTCAGGGCGACATCGCCGACCAGTCCGCCGACGCGCTGGTGAACGCCGCCGGCACGAGCCTCCGGATGGGCAGCGGCGTCGCCGGCGCGCTCCGCCGCACGGGGGGCGAGGAGCTGAACCGGGCCGCGATGGCGAAGGGACCCGTCGACCTGGGCGCCGTCGCCGTCACCGACGCGTTCGCGCTCGACGCCGACTACGTGATCCACGCGGCCGCGATGCCCCACTACGGCGACGGGAAGGCGACCGCCGAGAGCGTCCGCGACGCCACCCGCAACGCCCTCGCGGCCGCCGACGAGCGCGGCTGTGAGTCGCTGGTGATCCCGGCGCTCGGCTGCGGCGTCGCGGGGTTCGACCTCCGGGAGGGCGTCCGCCTCATCGCCGAGGAGATCCGCGCGTTCGACCCCGATTCGCTGCGGGACGTGCGGTTCATCGCGTACTCGGACGAGGAAGTCGAGACGGTGCGCGAGGCGGTCGGCGCCGACGGCTGA